Proteins found in one Lutimonas zeaxanthinifaciens genomic segment:
- a CDS encoding metal-dependent transcriptional regulator — protein sequence MNITSNIEDYIKAIFHLTFEGSLEKVGTNQLAEYLGLSPASVSVMIKKMKSKHLVDYEKYGKISLTEVGHNLAIKLIRKHRLWETFLHRYMNFSWDEVHEVAHQLEHIQSAKLIRELDNFLGNPKLDPHGDVIPDEEGNFSRTTRKSLSELEKGHRCRLVSVKDSSAVFLKYVTQLGLALSSEIEVLEVREFDHSMMIKYENKVENISKKFAESVYVEVL from the coding sequence ATGAATATAACTAGTAATATAGAAGATTATATAAAAGCAATTTTTCATTTAACCTTTGAGGGTTCGTTAGAAAAGGTAGGAACGAATCAGTTGGCTGAGTATTTAGGTTTGTCACCCGCCTCCGTTAGCGTTATGATCAAAAAAATGAAAAGCAAGCATCTTGTTGACTATGAGAAGTATGGAAAAATTAGCTTGACTGAAGTGGGTCATAATCTTGCGATTAAACTTATAAGGAAGCATCGTCTTTGGGAAACTTTTTTACATCGATATATGAATTTTAGCTGGGATGAAGTACATGAAGTTGCGCATCAGCTGGAACATATTCAGTCCGCGAAACTGATCAGAGAGCTCGATAATTTTTTAGGTAATCCAAAGCTTGATCCGCACGGTGACGTTATTCCTGACGAAGAAGGTAATTTTAGCCGTACCACAAGGAAATCTTTGTCTGAACTTGAAAAGGGTCACCGTTGCAGGCTGGTTTCTGTAAAGGATAGTTCAGCAGTATTTTTAAAATATGTCACGCAACTCGGCCTGGCTTTGAGCAGTGAAATTGAAGTTTTGGAGGTGAGAGAGTTTGATCATTCCATGATGATCAAATATGAGAATAAGGTGGAAAATATATCAAAAAAGTTTGCTGAGAGTGTATATGTGGAGGTTCTTTAA
- a CDS encoding TonB-dependent receptor, whose translation MQLRIIFFTGLLLTFFGLFAQSGQIEGLLTADENELPFATLHLKNTEYGTTTDLNGKYQLKNIPPGNYTLIASFVGYISEKKSIQLNAGQTLTVNFKLVSSSTLEEIVVTGTMKETYVSASPIKIDVVTSDQLDTYLPSAASSVVESVQLVNGVQEVVACGVCYTNNISVNGLPGSYTAILMDGTPIYGSLASVYGLNGIPNMIIDRFEVIKGPSSTLYGSEAVAGVINIITKNPEVQPAVSIDLMTSSHEEVFGNIAMAPRLGRSNAYVGVNFGYANHYADNNFDGFGDGINSDHVSVFSKINFYRPSDKIFSLAAKYYYEDRRNGVEAYVKDRAYKELRGNNLIYGESIYTNRAELFGTYALDTKANLKIDYSLSNHDQDSYYGDQYFEASQQIAFGNFLWNFYKSKHDVLIGATLRYDAYDDNTMATEEEIDGVVINTPNNQFVPGVFAQDEYSFSENFTILGGLRVDHHQEHGLIYAPRLNLKAKTSDWTTFRFNFGTGFKVVNLFTEDHAFVTGQREVFIAEELEPESSYNFSLNYNQVYTGLGGSGSIDLEAFYTHFTNKIIPDYDTPGRIIYENSDGFAKTMGLGLNLNHNFKFPFSLNMGLNLLESTETDYSEDGEEITTDIPFAPKWSGVITANYELRRQKITLAYSAQFTGVMALPEVYDLDAEGIPLEDPRPITSKPFSIHQIQISKLIKNNYNLYFGVNNLFNFIQTESPLVGYDDPNFAPGFSPYFDTAYAYAPNHGIEIYLGFKWDLAKKPKLAVVALEE comes from the coding sequence ATGCAATTAAGAATCATTTTTTTCACAGGTTTACTCCTCACCTTTTTCGGCCTTTTTGCCCAGTCAGGTCAGATCGAGGGACTTCTGACCGCTGATGAAAATGAGCTCCCTTTTGCGACCTTACATCTCAAAAATACTGAATACGGAACCACCACTGATCTCAATGGTAAATATCAGCTAAAAAATATTCCTCCCGGAAATTATACACTCATCGCCTCTTTCGTAGGTTATATATCAGAGAAAAAATCCATACAGCTAAATGCCGGGCAGACTCTGACTGTAAATTTTAAGCTCGTATCCTCCTCGACACTGGAAGAAATTGTAGTCACAGGAACCATGAAAGAAACTTATGTTTCGGCTTCTCCTATAAAAATTGATGTAGTGACCTCAGACCAACTCGACACCTATCTTCCTTCAGCCGCGAGCTCTGTGGTGGAAAGTGTCCAACTGGTTAATGGTGTTCAGGAAGTTGTTGCCTGTGGGGTCTGTTACACCAACAATATTAGCGTTAATGGTCTACCAGGGTCCTATACGGCCATTTTAATGGACGGCACCCCTATTTACGGAAGCCTTGCCTCTGTTTACGGACTCAATGGCATTCCAAATATGATAATTGATCGTTTTGAGGTCATAAAGGGACCGAGTAGCACATTGTATGGTTCAGAAGCGGTTGCAGGTGTAATTAACATCATTACAAAGAATCCGGAGGTTCAGCCTGCTGTTTCCATTGACCTTATGACAAGTTCGCATGAAGAGGTATTTGGAAATATAGCAATGGCACCGCGATTAGGAAGATCAAATGCCTATGTCGGAGTGAATTTTGGTTACGCCAATCATTATGCCGATAATAATTTTGATGGCTTTGGCGATGGTATCAATTCTGATCATGTATCCGTTTTTTCCAAAATAAATTTTTATCGTCCCAGTGACAAGATATTTTCTCTGGCGGCAAAATATTATTATGAAGACAGAAGAAATGGTGTTGAAGCCTATGTAAAAGATAGAGCTTACAAGGAATTGAGAGGGAACAACCTGATATACGGGGAAAGTATTTATACCAATCGAGCGGAGCTATTTGGAACCTACGCCCTGGACACCAAGGCAAATCTAAAAATTGATTATTCTTTATCGAATCACGATCAGGATAGTTACTATGGGGACCAGTATTTTGAGGCTTCTCAGCAAATAGCATTTGGAAATTTTCTTTGGAATTTTTATAAATCAAAACATGATGTTCTTATAGGAGCTACCCTGAGATACGATGCCTATGATGACAATACCATGGCCACCGAAGAAGAGATCGATGGAGTTGTTATCAACACCCCGAACAATCAGTTTGTTCCGGGGGTATTTGCTCAGGACGAATATAGTTTTTCAGAAAACTTCACAATTCTGGGAGGATTAAGAGTTGATCATCATCAGGAACACGGACTCATTTATGCTCCAAGATTGAACCTGAAAGCCAAAACTTCAGACTGGACCACGTTTCGGTTCAATTTTGGAACCGGATTTAAAGTAGTCAATCTCTTCACCGAAGATCACGCGTTTGTGACAGGCCAGCGGGAAGTTTTCATCGCAGAGGAACTAGAGCCGGAGAGTTCCTACAATTTTTCTCTGAATTACAATCAGGTATATACGGGTCTAGGAGGAAGTGGATCCATTGACCTTGAGGCGTTTTACACCCATTTCACAAACAAGATCATACCGGATTATGATACACCGGGCAGGATCATTTATGAAAATTCTGATGGATTTGCAAAAACGATGGGCCTTGGCCTCAACCTCAATCACAATTTTAAGTTTCCCTTTAGCCTGAATATGGGTTTGAACCTCCTCGAGTCAACTGAAACCGATTATAGCGAGGATGGGGAGGAAATAACAACCGATATACCGTTTGCTCCAAAATGGAGTGGTGTAATTACTGCTAATTACGAGTTGAGAAGACAAAAAATAACTTTGGCCTATTCTGCTCAATTTACAGGAGTTATGGCCCTTCCGGAGGTATACGATCTTGATGCCGAAGGAATTCCTCTTGAAGACCCTCGACCAATTACCAGCAAACCATTTTCAATCCACCAGATTCAAATAAGCAAATTGATCAAAAACAATTACAATTTATATTTTGGGGTAAATAATTTGTTCAATTTTATACAAACGGAATCCCCTCTTGTTGGATATGATGACCCGAATTTCGCGCCGGGGTTCAGCCCTTATTTTGACACAGCCTATGCATATGCTCCTAACCATGGGATTGAAATTTACCTTGGCTTTAAATGGGATCTGGCTAAAAAACCAAAACTAGCAGTTGTTGCTTTAGAAGAATAA
- a CDS encoding FtsB family cell division protein translates to MNIKKLKENKLIRIISNKYVIILVVFIVWMGFFDENSFINHRELDEEIDKLENANEYYKKQIDADQKIINNLNDPDSLEKYAREEYKMKKDNEDIYIIEYDTIEED, encoded by the coding sequence ATGAATATAAAGAAACTCAAGGAAAATAAATTAATTAGAATTATCAGTAATAAATACGTGATTATTCTAGTGGTTTTTATTGTCTGGATGGGTTTTTTTGATGAAAATTCCTTTATCAATCATCGGGAGCTGGATGAAGAGATCGATAAGCTTGAGAATGCAAATGAGTATTACAAAAAGCAAATAGATGCTGACCAAAAAATAATCAATAATTTAAACGACCCTGATTCCCTTGAAAAATACGCAAGAGAGGAATACAAGATGAAGAAGGATAATGAAGATATTTATATTATTGAATACGATACTATTGAAGAGGATTGA
- the udk gene encoding uridine kinase, with product MLILGIAGGTGSGKTTVVRQILNELPEAEVTVISQDSYYNRNDHLSYQERAKINFDHPSAIDFDLLVEHVEELKKGNSVEQPIYSFVTHNRVSDTIITHPRKVVIIEGILIFTDKRLRDLIDIKVFVHADSDERLIRRLKRDIHERGRDINEVLDRYQSTLKPMHLEFIEPTKNYADIIIPNDTYNTVAIDIVRTVINERL from the coding sequence ATGCTGATTCTTGGAATCGCCGGAGGGACCGGAAGTGGAAAAACAACTGTTGTAAGACAAATTTTGAATGAATTGCCCGAAGCTGAAGTAACTGTTATTTCTCAGGATTCGTATTACAATAGAAATGATCATTTAAGTTATCAGGAAAGAGCAAAGATTAATTTTGACCATCCAAGTGCAATTGATTTTGATCTGTTAGTAGAGCATGTTGAGGAATTGAAAAAAGGCAACTCAGTTGAACAACCAATTTATTCTTTTGTAACGCACAACAGGGTAAGTGATACGATCATAACTCATCCCAGAAAAGTGGTCATTATTGAAGGAATCCTCATTTTTACGGACAAGAGGTTAAGGGATCTTATAGATATCAAGGTTTTTGTTCATGCCGATTCCGATGAAAGATTGATTCGTAGGTTGAAAAGGGACATTCACGAAAGGGGCAGAGATATCAATGAAGTCCTTGATCGTTATCAATCGACTCTTAAGCCTATGCATTTGGAGTTTATAGAACCCACAAAGAATTATGCTGATATTATCATCCCGAATGATACCTATAATACCGTGGCAATTGATATTGTACGAACTGTGATTAACGAACGATTATAG
- a CDS encoding SulP family inorganic anion transporter: protein MKKLFAHFRGDAFGGITAGVVALPLALAFGVSSGLGPSAGLYGAIILGFFGAVLGGTPTQISGPTAPMTAISMILIAGILQINDGDINKALPIILTVFVLAGLFQVLIGAIGLGKYIKYIPYPVVSGFMTAIGLIIIITNFLPILGYYVENDQERIQKFKPQAEELIMEGILREEAEEGLLVLEDFHETIRRSELISEEEIMNEAKVLANKETSGVIGAIKSLPRALRHINYMELILAFSTIFIIYGFKKITTKVPSTLVALVVVSSVAMIGNLDYRPIEEIPSGFPVFNSEIFTEFNLGAISPHIFTAITLAFLGAIDSLLTSIVADNMTKTNHNPNKELIGQGIGNSLSGLFGGIPGAGATIRTVVNINAGGKTKLSGMIAGLFLLLILLVLGPLASKIPAAVLAGILLTVGIGVMDYKGLKAIPSMPSSEVLIMIVVLLLSTFWNLVYAVGIGLIIASLVFMKKMGDATADKSDVKTLKAETSWKDEENFPEEMKEKVFIKHIKGPVFFGSTSFIQVLAKQIPSAASHVIIRMDRVPYIDQTGLFVLEDVFLELEKNDIHVLIVDIQQQPLYLMKSIDIVPDLISEEHIFESFEECTKWISKNVA, encoded by the coding sequence TTGAAAAAATTATTCGCACATTTCAGGGGTGATGCTTTTGGCGGGATTACAGCCGGCGTGGTCGCTCTTCCTTTAGCTCTGGCTTTTGGAGTTTCCTCAGGATTAGGACCAAGCGCTGGACTCTATGGCGCAATAATTTTAGGCTTTTTTGGTGCTGTATTGGGGGGGACTCCTACTCAGATCTCGGGACCCACTGCACCAATGACCGCCATCAGTATGATCTTGATTGCAGGAATTCTTCAGATAAATGATGGAGACATAAACAAGGCACTTCCCATTATTTTGACCGTTTTTGTACTTGCCGGACTATTTCAGGTTTTAATTGGTGCAATCGGACTGGGAAAATACATAAAATATATTCCTTACCCTGTAGTATCCGGTTTTATGACAGCGATAGGCCTTATTATTATCATAACAAATTTCTTGCCCATACTTGGGTATTATGTGGAAAACGACCAGGAAAGAATTCAGAAATTTAAACCTCAGGCGGAGGAATTGATCATGGAAGGTATACTCAGGGAAGAAGCAGAAGAAGGACTATTGGTTTTGGAGGATTTTCATGAAACAATAAGAAGGTCCGAGTTGATATCAGAAGAAGAAATCATGAATGAAGCAAAGGTATTGGCAAATAAAGAAACCTCGGGGGTGATTGGCGCCATAAAAAGTTTACCACGAGCCTTGAGACATATAAACTATATGGAACTTATTTTGGCCTTTTCTACGATATTCATCATTTATGGATTTAAGAAAATAACTACCAAAGTCCCTTCAACACTTGTCGCATTAGTAGTGGTTTCAAGTGTTGCTATGATCGGAAATTTAGATTATCGGCCGATTGAAGAAATACCAAGTGGGTTCCCCGTATTCAATTCCGAAATTTTCACTGAATTTAATTTAGGAGCCATTTCTCCTCATATATTTACGGCAATAACCCTCGCTTTCCTGGGTGCCATAGATTCGCTTCTTACCTCTATTGTTGCCGATAATATGACCAAAACAAATCACAACCCAAATAAAGAATTGATCGGACAAGGGATCGGTAACAGTTTATCAGGCCTTTTTGGTGGAATTCCGGGAGCAGGGGCTACGATCAGAACAGTTGTGAATATTAATGCCGGGGGTAAAACTAAACTTTCAGGTATGATCGCAGGACTGTTCCTTTTACTTATCCTGTTGGTTTTAGGACCATTAGCTTCTAAAATACCTGCTGCTGTATTGGCCGGCATCTTGTTGACAGTAGGAATTGGGGTCATGGATTATAAAGGTTTAAAAGCAATTCCTTCCATGCCTTCATCAGAGGTGCTGATAATGATTGTTGTACTGCTGCTTTCTACATTCTGGAATCTTGTCTATGCTGTAGGAATAGGGCTTATCATTGCTTCTTTGGTGTTTATGAAAAAAATGGGAGACGCTACGGCCGACAAATCTGATGTTAAAACGCTTAAAGCAGAAACATCATGGAAAGATGAAGAAAATTTTCCTGAGGAAATGAAGGAAAAAGTATTTATCAAACATATTAAAGGACCGGTCTTTTTTGGTTCGACAAGTTTTATACAGGTACTGGCGAAGCAAATTCCTTCAGCGGCGAGCCATGTAATCATAAGGATGGATAGGGTTCCATATATAGATCAGACAGGGCTCTTTGTTCTCGAAGACGTATTTCTTGAATTGGAAAAAAATGATATTCATGTTCTGATTGTGGATATTCAGCAACAACCACTCTATTTGATGAAATCAATAGACATTGTTCCGGATCTGATTTCAGAGGAACATATTTTTGAGTCGTTTGAGGAATGCACAAAATGGATTTCTAAAAACGTAGCTTAA
- a CDS encoding CDP-alcohol phosphatidyltransferase family protein — protein MLTFRNFNIADWFSFYRIFAAPFLLVIIWLGERELFSWLLLVSYSTDAIDGFLARRLKITSPRGSQLDSMGDQITLVVGFLGILKFEFGFIQTHYQWILVPLTLYFIQMIIAFGKYGKATAFHTYLAKFSAVIQSIFILWLLFWGPVLWLFYFMIFIGIIETIEEIILIFMYPHWVAGVKGYFWAGNDKRRYSERKEK, from the coding sequence ATGCTCACATTCCGAAATTTCAATATTGCAGATTGGTTTTCATTTTACCGAATTTTTGCCGCTCCTTTCTTGCTTGTGATCATCTGGCTGGGAGAACGGGAACTATTTAGCTGGCTTTTACTCGTCAGCTATAGTACGGATGCTATTGATGGGTTCCTTGCCAGAAGATTGAAAATTACAAGTCCAAGAGGGTCGCAACTGGACTCTATGGGTGATCAGATAACACTGGTTGTTGGTTTTCTTGGAATACTAAAATTCGAATTCGGCTTTATACAAACTCATTATCAATGGATACTCGTTCCTCTTACGCTGTACTTTATTCAGATGATCATCGCATTTGGGAAGTACGGAAAGGCAACTGCATTTCACACCTATTTGGCAAAATTTTCGGCTGTAATTCAGTCAATATTTATTCTCTGGCTATTATTTTGGGGTCCGGTTCTTTGGCTATTTTACTTTATGATATTTATAGGAATCATCGAAACAATAGAAGAAATAATATTAATATTTATGTACCCTCACTGGGTTGCCGGAGTTAAAGGATATTTCTGGGCAGGCAACGATAAGAGAAGGTATTCAGAGAGAAAAGAAAAATAA
- a CDS encoding metallophosphoesterase produces MRSFSNFTIFLLCLSILVIDILAFYWLQSITQLINMPKLRLMIHLAFWFFTIGLITAIVILKIRLDNIHPQRKHLLITSLYGLTVSSFIPKIIFVIIISFLYFSNYMLSEKESLIVIPVIGLLAGFLPFFVIIYAIFKALYRFKVHHLHLKTELLPDSHEPLRVVQISDLHLGSFNFRYHILERAVKIINHLEPDLIVFTGDLVNNFAWELKGWSEILDKLKAKKGKFAVLGNHDYGDYSSWDTPELKMSNFESIKYFYKKIGFNLLLNESVVIKNEKAEIAVLGVENWGVPPFKQYGDLEKSLENVRSIPFKILLSHDPTHWPEEVVADTDIYLTLSGHTHGMQAGVKLKNKQWSPIKYKYKHWAGLHKEGDQYLNVNRGLGWLGFPGRLGMRPEITCIDIKTQPHA; encoded by the coding sequence ATGAGGTCATTTTCAAACTTTACCATATTCCTGCTTTGTCTTTCTATACTGGTAATTGACATTTTGGCCTTTTATTGGCTTCAATCCATTACTCAGTTAATTAACATGCCAAAACTAAGGCTTATGATTCACCTTGCCTTCTGGTTCTTTACCATTGGCCTGATTACAGCTATAGTAATTTTAAAAATCAGACTTGACAATATTCATCCTCAGCGTAAGCATTTACTGATCACATCATTATACGGCCTTACGGTATCTTCCTTCATACCCAAAATAATATTTGTGATCATTATTTCCTTTTTATATTTTTCAAATTACATGTTGTCTGAAAAGGAATCTCTCATTGTAATTCCTGTAATTGGATTACTAGCCGGATTCTTACCGTTTTTTGTAATTATTTATGCCATTTTCAAGGCCTTATACCGATTCAAGGTACATCATCTTCACCTCAAAACTGAACTCTTGCCCGATTCACATGAGCCACTTCGTGTTGTACAGATCTCTGATCTTCATCTGGGAAGTTTTAATTTTAGATATCATATTCTTGAAAGGGCAGTAAAAATCATAAACCATCTTGAGCCTGATCTTATAGTTTTTACCGGTGATCTGGTCAATAACTTCGCTTGGGAATTAAAAGGATGGAGTGAAATTCTTGATAAACTTAAGGCAAAAAAAGGGAAATTTGCCGTTCTGGGAAATCATGACTATGGCGATTACAGCTCTTGGGACACACCTGAGTTGAAAATGAGTAATTTCGAATCGATAAAATATTTTTATAAAAAAATCGGATTCAATCTTTTGTTGAACGAGTCTGTTGTTATAAAAAATGAAAAGGCTGAGATTGCCGTTCTGGGAGTTGAAAACTGGGGAGTACCTCCTTTTAAACAATATGGAGACCTGGAAAAATCTCTGGAAAATGTGCGATCAATTCCTTTTAAAATCCTACTAAGTCATGATCCGACACACTGGCCTGAGGAAGTTGTAGCCGACACTGACATCTACCTTACCCTCTCTGGGCATACACACGGCATGCAAGCCGGTGTTAAGCTGAAAAATAAACAATGGAGCCCTATCAAATATAAGTATAAACACTGGGCTGGATTACACAAAGAAGGGGATCAATACCTTAATGTAAACCGGGGCTTAGGCTGGCTGGGATTTCCCGGAAGATTGGGTATGAGGCCGGAAATCACTTGTATTGATATCAAAACTCAACCTCATGCCTGA
- a CDS encoding patatin-like phospholipase family protein, with protein sequence MNDKKKNLGLVLSGGGVRGIAHIGVIKALLEHNINPDIVSGSSAGAVVGALFCNGYDPDEMLEFFKKTPLFHLNRFAFSKPGFIDTDKFHSDFKKYLGHDDFSFLRKKLFVTAVNMCNGRLRVFERGQLIRPLLASSAFPGLFSPVNIENQLYGDGGILDNFPIAPIEASCSLMIGSYTSPLGEIEPEELKYSVNVLERAIRINYSKRSHAKFQHCKLMIAPLKLVKYGLLDVGKIDQIFQIGYDGAYEEIAKLGDLSQFQA encoded by the coding sequence ATGAATGATAAAAAAAAGAATCTTGGGTTAGTTTTGTCGGGAGGCGGGGTGAGAGGTATAGCACATATTGGAGTGATCAAGGCTTTACTCGAGCACAACATCAACCCCGATATTGTTTCAGGTTCTTCTGCCGGGGCGGTTGTAGGGGCTTTGTTTTGCAACGGATATGATCCAGATGAAATGCTTGAATTTTTTAAAAAAACACCTTTGTTTCATCTAAATCGATTTGCTTTTTCCAAACCGGGCTTTATCGATACAGATAAATTTCATTCTGATTTTAAGAAATACCTGGGTCATGATGATTTCTCCTTTCTTAGAAAAAAACTTTTTGTGACCGCCGTAAATATGTGCAATGGTCGTCTAAGGGTATTTGAGAGGGGTCAGTTAATTAGGCCGTTATTGGCTTCATCCGCCTTTCCTGGTTTATTTTCACCGGTCAATATTGAAAATCAGCTCTATGGCGATGGTGGAATTCTGGATAATTTTCCAATTGCACCAATTGAGGCATCCTGCAGCCTGATGATAGGTTCTTACACCAGCCCATTGGGTGAAATTGAACCTGAGGAACTCAAATATTCTGTCAATGTACTTGAGCGCGCCATCAGAATCAATTATTCAAAGCGATCACATGCTAAATTTCAGCATTGTAAATTGATGATCGCTCCTTTAAAGCTGGTGAAATATGGATTACTTGATGTTGGAAAAATTGATCAAATATTTCAAATTGGTTATGATGGTGCCTATGAGGAAATAGCTAAATTAGGAGACCTTAGTCAATTTCAGGCATGA
- a CDS encoding MlaD family protein, producing MKVTNTEKTKLGIFVILTGAVLIIALYFIGKKQNLFGNTFKVTAVFSNVNGLKLGNNVRFSGINVGTVRNILMVDDSTICVDMIIDEEIRRHMKRSAVAVVGSDGLVGSMVVNIFPGGSRGDILQEGDTIQSIKRKSSADMMSTLSVTNDNAAELSKELLKITKSINEGDGTLGLLLNDEEMGSDLKETFQNLNQASVEASKAINEVKDFVNAVNDEDNLINVLVRDTVSARQLRNMISNLEKSSEDIDLVIRNLNDFIVDIRESEGTLNYLVSDTILVQDIGETVKNIKKGSEMLNENLEALRHNTFFKGYFRKQEKERLKEEKRQKKLQE from the coding sequence ATGAAAGTTACAAACACAGAAAAAACCAAACTTGGAATTTTCGTAATTCTGACAGGAGCAGTCTTGATTATTGCACTTTACTTTATTGGTAAAAAGCAAAATTTATTTGGAAACACCTTTAAAGTAACCGCAGTTTTTTCGAATGTAAACGGTTTGAAATTAGGTAATAATGTTCGTTTTTCCGGTATCAATGTAGGTACTGTAAGGAATATTTTGATGGTGGACGACTCAACGATTTGTGTCGATATGATCATCGACGAGGAAATCAGGAGGCATATGAAACGAAGTGCTGTTGCTGTTGTTGGCTCTGACGGATTGGTGGGAAGTATGGTGGTAAATATTTTTCCGGGTGGCTCACGAGGTGATATACTGCAGGAGGGAGATACAATTCAGTCCATTAAAAGAAAGTCTTCCGCCGATATGATGTCCACCTTGAGTGTAACAAACGACAATGCCGCTGAACTCTCAAAGGAGCTGCTGAAAATAACAAAGAGCATTAACGAAGGAGACGGAACCTTGGGACTTCTTTTAAACGATGAGGAAATGGGTTCTGATCTTAAGGAAACATTTCAGAATCTTAATCAGGCAAGTGTTGAGGCTTCGAAAGCAATAAATGAAGTTAAAGATTTTGTAAATGCGGTCAATGACGAGGACAACCTGATCAATGTATTGGTAAGAGATACGGTATCAGCAAGACAGCTTAGAAACATGATTAGCAATCTGGAGAAATCTAGTGAAGACATTGATCTTGTAATCAGAAATTTAAATGATTTTATTGTTGACATTAGAGAAAGTGAAGGGACATTGAATTATCTGGTCTCGGATACGATTTTGGTTCAGGACATAGGAGAAACCGTGAAGAACATAAAGAAAGGAAGTGAAATGCTTAATGAAAATCTCGAGGCCCTCAGGCATAACACTTTTTTCAAAGGCTATTTTAGAAAACAGGAGAAAGAAAGATTAAAGGAAGAGAAAAGACAGAAGAAACTTCAGGAATGA
- a CDS encoding ABC transporter ATP-binding protein, whose protein sequence is MEKENGIKNILEIKNLVKHFGDNEVLNGFDMSLFKGENLVIMGKSGSGKSVMIKCLMGLMQPDSGHIEIMGKNVLELEQAELDALRKKIGFLFQGSALYDSMTVKDNLEFPLRKQHISQEEKDKLVHQALESVGLLETLALMPNELSGGMKRRVALARAIILHPKIIIYDEPTTGLDPITAKEIIQLMRDIQKIYGSSALIITHDVDCSRVIADRMILLIDGINYAEGTFKELSSSEDPRIQAFFK, encoded by the coding sequence ATGGAAAAGGAGAATGGCATAAAAAATATTTTGGAGATTAAGAATCTCGTTAAACACTTTGGTGATAATGAAGTGCTTAATGGTTTCGATATGAGCTTGTTTAAAGGGGAAAACCTGGTCATCATGGGGAAATCAGGATCAGGAAAATCGGTAATGATCAAGTGTCTTATGGGATTGATGCAACCGGATTCGGGTCATATAGAGATCATGGGTAAAAATGTTCTTGAACTCGAACAAGCAGAATTGGATGCCTTGAGAAAAAAAATTGGTTTTCTTTTTCAGGGGAGTGCCCTCTATGATTCCATGACGGTAAAAGATAATCTCGAATTTCCTTTGAGAAAACAGCATATTAGCCAGGAGGAAAAGGACAAGCTTGTTCATCAGGCCCTGGAAAGTGTAGGACTTCTTGAAACTCTCGCTTTGATGCCAAACGAGCTTTCCGGAGGAATGAAAAGAAGAGTGGCTCTTGCACGTGCCATTATATTGCATCCTAAAATTATAATATATGATGAGCCCACAACCGGTCTTGACCCTATAACGGCTAAAGAGATCATTCAATTAATGAGGGATATTCAAAAAATATATGGATCATCAGCTTTGATCATTACGCATGATGTGGATTGTTCGAGGGTTATTGCCGATAGAATGATTTTGTTGATTGACGGAATTAATTATGCTGAGGGAACTTTTAAGGAATTGTCTTCTTCGGAAGATCCAAGAATACAAGCCTTTTTTAAATAA